TGTTCGCGACCTCGACGACGGCGGTGTCGCCGCGCAGGGCGATCAGGCCCTGCCGCGGCGTCCCGGTCGCGCCCGCGACGGTGACCGGCACCGCCTCGAATCCGGCGGCGACTGCGGCGTCGACACTGCCGTCGCCGCCGTCGGCGAGCGGAAGGGCCCGGCATTCGGCCCCGGATGCGCTGAGCCCCAGCACAAGACAGCGGGCCACCTCGGCGGCGGACAGGCTGCCCTTGAACTTGTCGGGCGCGACCAGCACTCTCATCCTTGCCACACCTTGATCAGCGCGGCCGCCGAGATGACCGTGGTGACGCCGCCGATCCGGGTCGAGATCTGCGCGAACGGCATGAGATTCATCCGGTTCGACGCGGAAAGGATGGCCACGTCACCGGTTCCGCCGAGGCCGCTGTGGCACACGGTGACCAGCGAGGCGTCCACCGGGTACATACCGATGGCGCGGCCGACGAAATAGCCGGTGGCGGCCATCGACAGGACAACGGCGACGCACGCGATCACATACCCCACCGACAGCACGCCGATGATGCTCTCCAACGGCAGGTACAGCAGCCCGAGCCCGATCATCGTGGGGTAGATGAAATATTTCGAGATGACGGTATAGACGCCGCGCACGCTGTCCTCGACCACCGGCGGGAAGACGCCGAACAGCTTGCACAGCACCGACATGATGATCACCAGCACTGGCGCGGGCAGGTGTACCACATGCTCCAGCAAGGTGGCCAGCACGAACATGCCACAGATGAGAAGCACGCCGAGCGCGTGATTGCGCGGGGGCGCGGCCGGATCGCGCGGGGCGGGTGCCACTGGGCCGACCGGGTCGGGGTCGGCGGTCGGCACCTTCACCAACTGCCCGCCACCGTCGAGGTGCGGACGGCGATCCCCGAGCCGGCGTAGTACGCCTGCCGTGATGACCGCGGCGATATTGCCGATGATCGCCGCCGGGATGAGTTCGGCGACGAAATCGGCCTGCTGCCCGCCGAGCGCCGACGCGTAGGCCGACGACAGCGGAATGACACCCTCGCCGATGCCGCCGCCGATGATCGGCACGACGATGTAGAACAGCGCGCGATGGAAGCTGTAGCCGAACGCCATGGCGACCGCGATCCCCACCGATACCGCGACCGCGGTGCCGAGCAGCAGCGGCGGGAAGATGCGGATCAGCCCGCCGATCATCACCTTTCGGCTCATGCCCAGGATGCTGCCGACCACCAGCGTGCAGATGACGAAGTAGAGGAAGTTCGCCTGCTTCATCAGCGCAGTCGCCGCGGCGAGCGTGTTCTCGCTGAAAGCGCCGAGGTACACCAGGATCGAGGGCACCATCAGGCAGATCAACGCGCCGCCACCGATTTTCGAGATGACCGGGAGCCGGTTGCCGAGCGGGCCGAGCAGCATGCCCAAGCCGACGATCACCGCGAGTCCGCCGATCATGTTCTCGGGTATGGCATCGAAGAAGCCCGCGGCGAGCACACCCGCGGTCAGGGCCACCGGCACGACCAGCGGGATGCCGTCGAGCGCGGGCGCGGGGAACGAACGGGGCCGGGCGTCGAGCTTCATGCTCGCCTCGCCGCGGTCATCGAGGTGGCCGCCTCGAGCTGCGCGCAGACCAGGGCACCGAAGGACTCCGTGGTCCCGGACCCGCCCATATCCGGTGTCATCGCGGACCTGTCCTGCACGAGCGCGGCTTCGACCGCGGCGAGCACCGCCGCGGCGGCCGCGTCCTCGCCCAGATGCTCCAGCATCATCGCGCCGCTCCAGATCTGGCCGATGGGGTTGGCGATCCCCAGCCCGGCGATATCGGGCGCCGAACCGTGCACCGGCTCGAACAGACTCGGAAAACGCCGCTCGGGGTTGATGTTCCCGCTCGGCGCGATGCCGATGGTGCCGGTGCAGGCGGGCCCGAGATCGGACAGGATATCGCCGAAGAGATTGCTCGCGACCACCACGTCGAACCAGTCCGGATGCAAGACGAAATTCGCCGTCAGAATATCGATGTGGTACTTGTCCACCGCCACGTCGGGATAACTGCCCGCCATGTCGGCGACGCGTTCGTCCCAATAGGGCATGGAGATGGAAATGCCGTTGCTCTTCGTCGCGGAGGTGAGGTGTCGTTTCGGCCTGCGTTGCGCTAGTTCGAACGCGTACTTCAGGATTCGATCGACGCCGGTTCTGGTCATCACGGTCTCCTGCAGCACCGTTTCCCGGTCGGTGCCCTCGAAGATCTTGCCGCCGACGCTCGAGTATTCGCCCTCGGTGTTCTCCCGGACCACGTAGAAGTCGACGTCGCCGGGCCGCCGCCCGGCGAGCGGGCTGCTGATGCCCGGTAGCAGCCGGACCGGGCGCAGGCTCACGTACTGGTCGAAATGGCGGCGGAACTGCAACAGGCTGCCCCACAGCGAGATGTGGTCGGGCACCACCTCGGGCCAGCCGACGGCGCCGAAGAAGAGCGCGTCGAAGACGGACAGCTGGTCGAACCAGCCGTCCGGCAGCATTTTCCCGGTCGCCGTGTAGTAATCCGCGCTCGCGAAATCGAACTCGGTGATATCCAGGGTGAAGTCGAATGCGGCCGCCGCGGCCGAGAGAACTCGAATTCCCTGCGGCACGACTTCCTTGCCGATGCCGTCGCCCGGAATGACAGCAATTCGGTGTGTGGCACCCATCGTCGCGTGCTCCGATCTTCTTGGTAACGAGACGTTCTCAACGGTAGGCTCGGATATTCCGCGGCAAAAGCACGGAACGCGCAAGAGACTCTTTCCCGAAAGGAAAAGACGAAGGAGGTCGCCGTGTACGGTGCGTCCACCGACGACGTGACGTTTTTCGACATCGTCGCGCGCTCACGCAGCCTGACCGAGGCGGCCCGCGAGTTCGGCATCTCGGTGTCGTCGGTGAGCAAGCGGCTTGCGCAGATGGAGGCCCGGCTCGGGGTAGTGCTGGTACAGCGCAGCACGCGCAGGCTGACGCTGACCCCGGAAGGGGAGCGGTACGCGGCGGGCGCCGCGGTGATCGCCGCCCAGCTCGAGGAGCTGGAGGACTCGATCGCCGAACAGCGCCACGACCTGCGTGGCCGGGTGCACCTGCGGTCGACGATCGGCCTGGGCCGCGCGCACATCGCGCCACTGGTCGCGGATTTCGTGCAGCGACACCCTTCGGTGCAGGTGGACCTGGAGCTGTCCGCGCTGCCGCTGAACATCGCGGGCACCGGCTACGACATCGCCATTCACGTAGGCCCGCTGCAGGATTCGCGGTTGACCGCGACCAGGCTGTGGGTCAATCGGCGGGTAGTGTGCGCGGCTCCGGAGTACGTGCGCAGGCACGGCATGCCCGCCACCGTGAAGGAGCTGGCCGAGCACAACTGCATCATCTTGCGGGAGAACGAATCCGACTACGCGCTGTGGCGGTTCGAGAGCGCGGGAAAGGAACTCGCGGTCCGGGTGGCGGGGAACCTGATCAGCAACGACGGCGACGTGATCACCCGCTGGTGCCTGGAGGGTCGCGGGCTGGTCATGCGGTCGCGCTGGCACGTCGATCCGCTGCTGAAAGACGGGTCGCTGATTCAGGTGCTGCCGGAGCTGGAGACGCCGCCCGCGGACATCTGCGCGGTGTACGCGGCCGCCGCGCCGTTACCGCGCCGGACCAGGGCGGTGATCGATCATCTGAAGGCGGGGCTCGGCCGCCGGATCACCGGGGCGGGTCCGCAGGACGCACCGAGCGCGGCCCGGTAGGCCGCGCTCGACGCAAACGCCCTGTCCTGCGGCATCTTTCAGGCGTACAGCGCGACGAACTTGTCCAGTGACCGCTCGATGTCACCCTTCACCGCGCGCGCCACGCCGGCGCCGATCGGCCCGAACAGCGGTCGTCCGCCGAGTTCGATATCGACGGTCACCTCCGAGCCGGTGCCCTTCGGCGCGACCAGCAACTCGAGCCCGAGCTTCGTACCGCCCTTGCCCGCCCCGGTGAGCAGCAACCGCCGCGGCGGCTCGGCGGCCTTCACCGTCCAGGTCACCCGGTTGCGCAGTCCCTTCACGGAAGCGACGCCGACCAACTGGGTGCCGACGGTCAGCTGCTCGGGCACCCCGCTGCGCCACGCCTCGTGCATCGTCAGCCACTTGTCCAGGTCGGCCAGGTTGGACGTGTGCGACCACGCGTCCTCCGGGGAGATCGGCACATCGACGGACACCTTCAGCTTTGCCATGGCGGCATAGTATCCGGTACCGCCAGTCTGAGTTACCTGTGCGACCTCGGTGCGGCGTTGTCCAAGTGCACTCGGGACTCGCGGCGGTCGCGGTGTCTCGCTCGACCGGCGACTTCCGGGCAACTGTTCGGTCCGCCTCCGGTAGACCGACCGGTCCGTAAATCGCTCATATCAAACTGGACGTACCAGCTAACTTTCGAGCAAGAGCAAACCGAATGCCCTGTTGCGGGCCGGTTTCCGGCGGTCGGCTAGGTAGGCGCGGTTGACAGAATGCGCGAGATGTGCGGCGGCACGAATAGATCGGATGATGTGTCCTCTATCGACACCATGGAAACACCCCTGGTCACTGCGTGGCTAGCGGCCGTGATCGCCAGGGGCGCAGCATTATTGCGCATTCGTGTGCGGTAGTCACCTCTTGTCTGCAAACGCAATCATGTGAGTGGATCGGGCGAGACTTGGTTGCATTGCTGCTAATGTCGGGGCGTCGGGTTCTGGTAACCGTTCGGACACAATCCGTTCGGTCGGCGATCGACCGTGGAATCGCCTGCCCCGCGGGCACTGTGAGGCAAGAGCAGAACGGCCTCGTCAGTGCGCGCAGGTCTACCGGTCCTCCGACGTGGACCAGATCCGACCAGGGATGTGCATGGTCGGCGTCGCGAGGAAGGCGAGACGAAGCACGATGACGGAGAGTCGATTCCTCGGCGCCAATCGACGACGAAAGAACTGATGAATCAAGATATCGCCGTGGTGCTTGCATGGATCCTCGCCGCCGCTCTGCTGGTTGCGATAGCGGTGGCGCTGTACGCATTCCAGTATGCGAAACAACAGCGAGCCAGAGCCGAAGCACTCGCCAGAGAGCAGCGAGCCGTCGACGAGACCGTCGAGCGGTTCGCCACGAACACGATGCCCGCGGTCACCGAGTCGATCAGACGTTTCGACACCCAGCCGCCCACCGTCGAGGTGCCGCCCGGCCTGGAGAACTCCCGGCTGGCCCAGGTGCTGCGCTGGATCGCCGAGCGGTACGCCGACGATCTGAGCCTGCTGCGGTCCGAGACCAGGGAGCAGGCCAATCACGAGGCCCAGCAGGCGATCGGCGCCGCCGAGGGCAAGGTCCGCGAGGAGGTGTCGGCCGCGTCGCGGCAGGCGACCAGCGCGGCCGTGCGCTCATTCGGCACCTCGGTGGTCAGCCTCGGCGCCGACGTGAGCCAGGTGGTGAGTTCCGCGCTGCGTGAGCACCGCAACGACGAGGTCTACGAGACGCTCACCCGGATCGACCACACCGTGCAGCAGATGATCCGCCAGGCGCAGTCCTACGTGATCGTCTGCGGTGGCCTGCCCGGTCGCCGCTGGCCCGCCCAGTCGCTCACCGATGTGGTCGGCGGCGCCATCGGCCGCGTCCGCGACTACCTGCGGGTGCGCCCCAATCAGCTCGACCGGGTGGTGATCAGCCGGGCGGTGGAACCGCTCGTGCACACCCTGGCCACGCTGCTCGACAACGCGCTGCGCTATTCTCCGCCAACGTCTTTCGTGGACGTGAGTTTCCAGGAAGGGCATCACGGCGTCACCGTGATCATCGATGACGCCGGTGTCCGGATGAACGCCGAACAGATGGAGGAGGCCCGGCAGGTGCTCGCGCACGAGCGCTCGGTCGACATCCATCAGCTCGGCCCCTCGCCCAAGGTCGGTTTTCCCGGCATCGCCGCACTGGCCCGCCGCTACGGCTTCACCGTCTACATCGACGGCCCCAACGTCTACGGCGGCATGCGGGCGATGGTCTATATCCCCGAGGCGCTGCTGATGACCCAGCAGCCCGGTCAGGACGTGGTGCCCGCGCACGAGCAGCCCGCCGCCGAGGTCGCCCCGCCGCCCGCGCCCGCCCCGGTGCCCGCGGCCCGCGAACCGCAGCGTGAAGAGCCCAGCGAGAGTGAGCAATTCGCCGTGCACGAGATCACCAGCGGCGGTCTACCGAAGCGCCGTCGCCGTACCGTCGCCTTAGCTCCGGTCGGGCCGCGTACCGAGCCGGGACTGGCCCGCCCCGATGTCGCCGCCGCCTGGCACACCGGCTCCCAGAGCGGCCGTGCCGCCGCTACCGATCACTCCGAGCACACCGAAGGGATGACATCCTGATGGGCACCCCCGTGACCGACAGCAGCAACAAGCTCGGCTGGCTACTCGACGATCTCAACGTTCCCGGCGTCAGATTCTCGGTCTTACTCTCCGAGGACGGTCTGCGGATCGCGCATTCGCCGGGTATCGAGCGCGACGAGGCCGAGCGGTTCTCCGCCGCGGCGTCGGGCCTGCGGTCGCTCGGCAAGGCACTCGGCGAGTTCTGCGGCGACGCGAACAACGGTGTGCGACAGAACATGACCGAATACGACCAGGGCATGATCCTGATCACCGCGGCGGGGGAGGGCGCGCTGCTCGGCGTCGCGACCAGCACCGAGATCGACATCGCCCTCATCGCGCACCGGATGAACGAACTGGCCGGCCGGGTCGGGCACGAACTCGGCAGCCAACCCCGCAGGCGTGTCGATGGTGGCGAATTGCCATGACACCACGGTCCCGGCGTGATCCCGACCTGGTTCGGGCATACGTGCGCACCGGGGGACGCACCCGTCCCACTCGTGAGCTGGACCTGGTCACTTTGGTCCGTGCGGCCAAGGACCCGGCGCCGGGTGCCACACCCGACACACGCCGGGTCATGAATCTCTGCAGCCGCCGGGGTGCGCTGTCGATCGCCGAGATCGCCGCGTACCTCGACCTGCCGCCGTCCGTCGTGAAGATCGTCGCGGCCGATCTCATGGACAGCGGCCACCTTGTCTCACCTACCCCGGCGGAAAACCTGCCGGAGATCGCTCTGCTGGAGGAGGTACTCAATGGGCTCCGTGCTCTCGCCGTCTGATCGCCCAGTCGACTATGTGCCGGAGACCGTTACCCGTTCCGTAAAGCTTTTGGTGGCAGGCAATTTCGGGGTCGGCAAGACCACCTTCGTGAGCAGCGTCTCGGAGATCAAGCCGCTGCGCACGGAGGAGACGATCACCGAGGCCAGCGTCGGCGTCGACGACATGGCGGGCCTGCCCGGTAAATCGCAGACGACCGTCGCGATGGATTTCGGGCGCATCACACTCAGCCCGAAACTCGCGCTCTACCTGTTCGGCACGCCGGGCCAGCAGCGGTTCGTCCCGCTGTGGGAAGAGCTGGCCCGCGGCGCGCTCGGCGCGCTGGTGCTCGTCGACACGCGACGCATCGAGAAATCCGACGAGGTGCTCTCGGTGCTGGAGGAGCGTGGCGTGCCGTATTCGGTGGCGGTCAACCAATTCGAAGGTGCCAGGAACTATCCGCTCAGCGAGGTTCGCGACGCGCTGGACCTGGCTCCCGACACCCCGCTCACCTCCTTGGACGCACGTGACAGAGGCACGTGCCTGCGCTCCCTGATCACGCTCGTCGAATTCCTGTTCCAGCGTCTGGAGTCACGTCTTTGACCACGCCCCCGTCCTGCCCCGTCCAGCACGGATCCCCGATCGATACCGAAGGTCCTCGGGTCTCAATATATTCCGAGGAGTTCGCCGCCGATCCGCATCTGGCCTACCGCGAGATGCGGCGCCAATATGGTTCGCTGGTGCCGGTCAATCTCGCGCCGGATGTTCCGGCCACGCTGGTGATCGGCTACCACACGGCCTTACGAATCCTCAACGATCCCGACCACTTTCCGGCCGATCCGCGCACCTGGCAGAAGAACGTGCCGGGCGAGTGCCCGATCCTGCCGATGCTGGAGTGGCGGCCGAACGCGCTGCGCAGCGCGGGCCTCGAGCATCTGCGCTACCGCCAGGCCAACTTAGCGGCCGTGGCCGACGTCGACCTGCACACCCTGCACGCCACCGTCGAGCGGATCGCCATCCCGCTGATCAACGCCTTCTGCCAGGACGGTGCGGCAGATCTGATCAGCCAGTACGCCTTTCCGCTCACCTTCGCGGTGCTCAACGCCACGCTCGGCTGCCCGCCGGAGATCGGCCAGCAGGTCGCGACCGGCATGGCCGCGATCTTCGAGGGCGTCAACGCCGACAAGGGCAACGCGATGCTCACCGACGCGCTGTTCGACCTGGTCACGCTGAAACGCAAAGAGCCGGGCGACGATATCACCTCGCGGCTGCTCGCCCATCCGGCCAAGCTGGACGACGTGGAGATGATCCATCAGCTGGTCACGCTCTACGGCGCGGGCATCGAGCCGCAGCAGAACCTGATCGTCAACACGCTGCTGCTGATGCTCACCGACGACCGCTTCGCGGGAAATGTTCTCGGCGGCAGCCTTTCGACGCGCGACGCGCTGGACGAGGTGCTGTTCACCGACCCGCCGATGGCGAACTATTGCGTGTCGTACCCCAAACAGCCCATCCTGATAGATGGCGTGTGGCTGCCCGCCCATCAGCCCGTGGTGATCAGCATGTCCGGCTGCAACAACGATCCCACCATCAGCGTGGGGGAGTACGTGGACAACCGGTCCCATCTGGCGTGGAGCGTCGGGCCGCACGCGTGCCCCGCCAGGTCGATGGCCTATCTGATCGTGCAAGACGCCATCGATCAACTTCTCGATGCCCTCCCCGAGCTCGATCTGGCCGTGCCTGCCCACGAATTGTCTTGGCGGCCAGGGCCTTTCCATCGCGCGCTGGTCTCCCTCCCCGTAGTGTTTCCTAAGTCACCACCGTTGAACGTGTTTTAAGGAGACCGCGATGGACACTGCGCCCCTAGTCCTGGATCCGACGGGAACCGATATTCAAGGCGAATCGGCACGCCTGCGCGAGCGTGGACCGGCGACCCTGGTCGAGCTGCCCGGCGGCGTGCAAGCGTGGTCGGTGACCGATGCCGACCTGCTGAAGCGACTGCTCGTCGATCCGAAAGTGTCCAAGGATGCCAGGCAGCACTGGCCCGCTTTCGCCAAAGGTGAAGTGCCGCAGGACTGGCCGTTATTTCTCTGGGTCGCGGTGAACAACATGTTCACCGCGTACGGCGCCGATCACCGGCGGCTGCGCAAGCTGGTCGCCCCCGCGTTCACCCATCGCCGCACCGAGGCGATGCGGCCGCGGATCAACCGGATCACCGAGCGGCTGATCGGCGAGCTCGCGGCGGTGCCCGCGGGCGAAGTGGTCGATCTGCGTGAGGGTTTCGCGTATCCGGTGCCGATCGAGGTCATCTCCGAGCTGATGGGCGTGCCGGAGTCGCTCAATCCCGGCCTGCGCAAATGCGTCGACGGGATCTTCGACACCTCGCTCGGCCCGGAGGAGTCGCAGGCCAACTACATGGAGATGTACCGCATCCTCGCCGAGCTGGTGGCCTTCCGGCGCGGCGAGCCGGGCGACGACATGACCAGCCTGCTCATCTCGCATCGCGACGAGGACGACGGGTCGCAGCTCACCGAGCAGGAGCTGATCGACACGCTGCTGCTGGTCATCAGCGCGGGCCACGAGACCACCGTCAATCTGCTCGATCAGGCGATCTACGCCTTGCTCACCCGGCCCGAGCAGCGCGCCGCGGTGGTCGAGGGCAAGGTCGGCTGGGCCGAGCTGATCGAGGAGGCGCTGCGGTTCGAGGCGCCGGTGGCGCATCTGCCGTTGCGGTTCGCGGTCGAGGACATCGACGTGGAGGGCGTGAAGATCGCCAAGGGCGATCCGATCCTCGCCTCCTACGCGGCGGCCAACCGGGATCCGAAGGTGCACGGCGAGACGGCCGACGAGTTCGACGTCACCCGGGCGAGCAAGGATCACCTGGCCTTCGGGCACGGGGTGCACCACTGCCTCGGCGCGCCGCTGGCCAGGCTGGAGGCGGCGGTCGCGCTCCCCGCCCTCTTCGCGCGTTTCCCGAACATGCGACTAGCCGCGGACCCGGCGGAGCTGGGCACCGTGGTGAGTTTCATCTCGAACGGGCACGGCAGGCTGCCGGTGCTGCTGCAACCTGAATAGTCCTCTCGCGCAAGTCTTTGCCACCGGAGGGGTGTCGCATCGTGCGGCACCCCTCCGGTGCTGTTCGGCCCTGTACCGTGGCAGCGTTTCGCACGGACGACTGCGGGTAGGTGATCGACATCGGAACAGAAGGAGGTCTTGTCATGACAGCGGACAGCGAGAAGCCGGTCGGCACCCTGCGCAGCGTGGTGCTGGACTGTCCGGAGCCGCGTAAGCTCGCGCAGTTCTACATCGGCCTGCTCGGCGTACGGCTGATCGAGGACGAGGACGACACCTGGATCGTCACCGCGGACGGCGAAGGGCGGCGGCTGGTGTTCCAGTTGTCGCCGGAGTACAAGCCGCCGCGTTTCCCGGATCCCGAAGCGTCCCAGCAGGTCCACTTCGATGTGCTGGTCGACGATATCGAGGAAGCTGAGCCGCGCGCGCTCGCGCTCGGCGCGAAACTGGTGCAGCCCAACGACAATGATCAGTTCCGCGTCTACGCCGATCCGGTGGGGCACATCTTCTGCCTGATCTGGTTGTGACGAGAGTGCCCGCGAGACCGGCGGTCTCGCGGGCCACACCACGGTGAACGCTGGAGCATTCGCCAGTCAGATCCCGATCACATCTAGCATGAACCGAACCCAGTGACTGACCGCGCCGATGATCATCGGATTCTCCTTTCACCACACCGGAACTGCCTCGTAAGCACATGATTGCCCCGTGCTCGCGGCCGAAACGGCAGATCACCGGGAAAGCGGGCGGACACTCGGTTGTCCGGATGCCGCCAGCTTGCGCACCTCGCGCGGAACAATCAGCAACCGCTTCGGGGATTCTCAGGATCGGGGCGCATGCTGGACGAGCGTGAATCATCTGGAACTGCCGTTTCTCGTGCTGTTCGGCACGATCCTCGCCCAGCCGCTCGGGCGGCGGCTAGGGGTGGCACCGGCCGTCCTGATGACGGTGTTCGGTTGCGTCCTCGCGCTGCTGCCGACGGTGCCCGATGTCCGGGTGGCGCCGGATCTCATTCTGCCGCTGCTGCTTCCGCCGCTGCTGTATGCCGCGGCCCGGCGCACGTCGTGGCGTACCTTCGCGCAGAACTGGAGCGCGATCGCGTTGCAGGCGGTCGGCCTGGTCGTCGTCACCGCGGCGGTGGTGGCGGTGACCGTGCACCTGTGGCATCCCGCCGTGCCGCTGGCCGCGGCGTTCGTGCTCGGTGCGCTGGTCGCGCCGCCGGACCCGGTGGCGGTCGGCGCGTTGGCGGGCCGGCTCGGTCTGCCGCGCCGGCTGGTGTCCGTGCTGGAGGGGGAGGGGCTGTTCAACGATGTCACCGCGATCGTGCTCTACGGCATCGCGGTGCAGGCGGTGGTCACCGGCGAGTTCTCCGCGTGGTCGGCGGCGCTGGACTTCGTGGTGTCGGCGGTGGTGGGTGTCGCGGTCGGCCTGGTCTTCGGCTGGGGTGGCAGCAGGCTGATGCCGCGGCTGGCCGAGGCCCCGTGGCAGGTCGCGCTCGGCTTGGCGTTGCCCTTCGCGGCGTACCGGCTCGCCGATGCCTGGGACGGGTCGGCGGTGCTCGCGGTGCTGGTGTGCGCGCTGTATCTGACCGACGCCGCCTCCGACTTCGGTGACAGCGATTACCGGCTGGTCGGCGATTCGTTCTGGGCGATCATCGACATGCTGGTCAGCGGGATCGCGTTCGGCCTGATCGGGCTGGAACTGGCCACCGTGCTGCGGGCGGCCGGGC
This genomic stretch from Nocardia brasiliensis ATCC 700358 harbors:
- a CDS encoding Na+/H+ antiporter, translating into MNHLELPFLVLFGTILAQPLGRRLGVAPAVLMTVFGCVLALLPTVPDVRVAPDLILPLLLPPLLYAAARRTSWRTFAQNWSAIALQAVGLVVVTAAVVAVTVHLWHPAVPLAAAFVLGALVAPPDPVAVGALAGRLGLPRRLVSVLEGEGLFNDVTAIVLYGIAVQAVVTGEFSAWSAALDFVVSAVVGVAVGLVFGWGGSRLMPRLAEAPWQVALGLALPFAAYRLADAWDGSAVLAVLVCALYLTDAASDFGDSDYRLVGDSFWAIIDMLVSGIAFGLIGLELATVLRAAGPDWPRYLGVSAAVIGVVVGLRLLWLLATWALFGRWWRRREADEPYTWRETVVTWWAGQRGVATVALALAVPLTTASGAPFPWRSGILFTAFALVLFTLLIQGPTLSLVVRATGVRVDIDAERDMERKLWARILRAELTRLQQVAVTERLPDDVYDRLHVGIERRLARADPEAADDARQTTEQSAELNRALHRIDQEILAAGREEAMAARREPGVPPDLVDRVMRRLDLRSP